A region of Vibrio chagasii DNA encodes the following proteins:
- the tssE gene encoding type VI secretion system baseplate subunit TssE — protein MSFWTTFVSDSKPYQDAEIEDIKFHLTKLLEAEASLTDIDNRLVEVNRSNLKFGIEDIQLLSATLEKTQLTLRIENWIKSFEPRLHNISVELGERKEGDNSLSFNIIAKVKTSHGEQDLIFDSKIALSDLTTSLEEDNYD, from the coding sequence ATGAGTTTCTGGACCACCTTTGTTAGCGATTCCAAACCGTACCAAGATGCTGAGATAGAGGACATCAAATTCCATCTCACCAAACTGTTAGAGGCAGAGGCTTCGCTAACTGACATTGACAACCGATTAGTTGAAGTAAACCGTTCGAATTTGAAGTTTGGTATCGAAGATATTCAGTTACTCAGTGCAACACTAGAAAAAACACAACTCACGCTAAGAATCGAAAATTGGATTAAAAGCTTTGAGCCACGCTTACACAACATTTCTGTCGAGCTTGGCGAGCGAAAAGAAGGCGATAACTCATTGTCGTTCAACATCATCGCCAAAGTAAAAACCAGCCATGGTGAACAAGACCTTATCTTTGATTCAAAAATCGCATTAAGCGACTTAACGACCTCTCTGGAAGAAGATAACTATGACTGA
- a CDS encoding type VI secretion system contractile sheath large subunit, with protein MKLNTEWQNKFNQLDDTDNSFLKEALSLLSELDQHCLRSKSSLISLISTLISKIDSTLSLQLDEVIHDSEFQKLERNWLSLQQLASLPVSYQRAHVKLLDMNWEEISSDVNQAYSTKSSDLYNKIGNNELNTLGGHPFGCIAFSHPISMDIDFDAEYDDLFTLELLGKLGEATLCPMLFSPVPTFFGESGADWLSDIERINKILSGPDYTAWQELRAKPSSRFIGMALPQVRIREAYKNRRAGFIYNEQGKGAWGLANMVLATTVMREFHRVNWFGFLKSRWNDKLQGAVINLPANHYFESYLQKPVTDISLFGQLSNFYAQSGFIPLAKSPLTDKFYFNGNNSIWQCGQSDNDKVLTQIQTTLMSCRIAHYLKVQVREMIGSFNNATECELFLTHWIEKFSSNVSFANEETLSKYPLSFAKVSVTESSSQSGSFACTLRIVPQYQFDYFSGEVVLTTDLNEVA; from the coding sequence ATGAAGTTAAATACAGAATGGCAAAACAAATTCAACCAATTAGATGACACAGATAATTCCTTTTTAAAAGAGGCTTTATCTCTGCTATCTGAGCTAGACCAACACTGCTTGCGCTCTAAATCCTCACTAATCTCATTGATATCAACACTGATATCGAAAATCGATAGCACACTCAGTTTACAACTCGATGAAGTTATCCATGATTCGGAGTTTCAAAAGCTAGAACGTAATTGGCTTAGCCTGCAACAACTCGCCTCCCTACCCGTTAGCTATCAAAGAGCACATGTAAAGCTTCTTGATATGAACTGGGAAGAGATATCCAGCGACGTTAACCAAGCATACTCAACTAAATCCAGTGACCTGTACAACAAGATAGGCAACAACGAGCTGAATACTTTAGGGGGACATCCGTTTGGTTGTATAGCTTTTAGCCACCCTATTTCTATGGATATCGATTTTGATGCTGAATACGACGACTTGTTTACCTTGGAGCTACTTGGAAAATTAGGGGAAGCGACACTCTGTCCAATGCTGTTTTCTCCAGTGCCTACTTTTTTTGGTGAGAGCGGCGCGGACTGGCTTTCAGATATCGAACGTATCAATAAGATTCTTTCAGGCCCCGATTACACCGCATGGCAAGAACTCCGTGCTAAACCGAGTTCTCGCTTCATTGGTATGGCGCTACCTCAAGTTAGAATCAGAGAAGCCTATAAAAATCGAAGAGCCGGGTTTATTTATAACGAACAAGGCAAAGGTGCGTGGGGGTTAGCCAACATGGTGCTCGCTACCACTGTTATGCGAGAGTTCCACCGCGTGAATTGGTTCGGTTTTTTAAAATCTCGCTGGAACGATAAGCTTCAAGGCGCGGTTATCAATCTGCCTGCGAACCACTATTTCGAGAGTTACCTACAAAAGCCAGTCACCGACATTAGTTTATTCGGGCAACTATCTAACTTCTATGCGCAAAGTGGCTTCATTCCACTTGCTAAAAGCCCATTAACTGACAAATTCTACTTCAACGGTAACAATTCGATTTGGCAATGTGGGCAAAGTGACAACGACAAAGTCCTTACTCAGATCCAAACCACACTGATGTCCTGCCGAATCGCGCATTACTTAAAAGTTCAAGTAAGAGAGATGATCGGCAGCTTCAATAACGCGACGGAGTGTGAACTGTTCTTAACGCACTGGATAGAAAAATTCTCAAGCAACGTGTCGTTTGCTAACGAAGAAACTCTGTCGAAATACCCATTGAGCTTTGCCAAAGTGAGTGTCACAGAGTCGAGCTCTCAATCTGGCAGCTTCGCTTGTACTTTGCGCATTGTGCCTCAATACCAGTTTGACTATTTCAGTGGTGAAGTGGTGCTAACTACCGACCTAAATGAGGTGGCGTAA
- the tssC gene encoding type VI secretion system contractile sheath large subunit, producing MSTETENQAQPEAAEGSLSFLDRAIEATTQTPADTTKELFSVLTEQALSGTVTWDKNVTKTIENAISEIDKKLSKQLSEVMQQKDLQKLEGSWRGLQKLVKESELGRDLKIKMVDFTQEELLDQFEDAPAIDRSPLFNAVYQGEFGTAGGEPYGTFIGDYEFSAKDEDVALLRYMGEVAAACHAPFVAAANAEMFEFNDFQTFSEGKPVAAGFDSPAYAAWNSFRESDDARYVTLTLPRTLARLPYGGKGLSTDVFAYEELDTDMDGNPKPKSNDQLVWSNAAYDLGLKMTQAYTASGWCTSIRGLDNGGKVENLPNLTYKSEAGDLLQQCPTEVNLTDEREKELSDLGFLPLVHYKSSNYAVFIGGQTTQKPKTFTDPDATANAAISARLPYIMASSRIAHYLKVMGRDKLGSNLEAPDIKRELQLWIDQYTNAGAIGNEQRAKTPLCESRIEVVEQPGKPGAYSAVAHLRPWLQLEELTTSVRMVAKIPG from the coding sequence ATGAGTACTGAAACTGAAAATCAAGCGCAACCGGAAGCTGCTGAAGGCTCACTGAGCTTTCTAGACCGTGCGATTGAAGCTACCACTCAAACTCCCGCAGACACCACCAAAGAGCTGTTTTCTGTTCTAACAGAGCAGGCGCTTTCAGGCACAGTGACGTGGGATAAAAACGTTACAAAAACCATCGAAAACGCGATTTCAGAGATCGATAAAAAGCTATCCAAGCAACTGTCTGAAGTGATGCAGCAAAAGGATCTGCAAAAACTAGAAGGCTCTTGGCGTGGTCTACAAAAACTGGTTAAAGAAAGCGAACTTGGCCGTGATCTGAAAATCAAAATGGTCGATTTCACCCAAGAAGAGCTGCTTGACCAATTTGAAGATGCACCTGCAATCGACCGTAGCCCACTATTCAATGCCGTTTACCAAGGTGAATTTGGTACAGCCGGCGGTGAACCTTATGGAACCTTCATTGGTGACTACGAGTTCAGCGCAAAAGATGAAGATGTTGCACTACTTCGTTACATGGGCGAAGTTGCTGCTGCCTGTCACGCTCCATTCGTTGCTGCTGCAAATGCAGAAATGTTCGAGTTTAATGATTTCCAAACCTTCTCTGAAGGTAAACCTGTTGCAGCGGGCTTCGACTCCCCAGCTTACGCAGCATGGAACTCATTCCGTGAGAGCGATGATGCGCGTTACGTAACACTCACACTTCCACGAACTCTTGCTCGTCTACCTTATGGTGGAAAAGGCTTGAGTACCGATGTGTTTGCTTACGAAGAGCTCGATACAGATATGGATGGCAACCCTAAACCTAAGAGCAATGATCAGCTAGTTTGGTCAAATGCAGCATATGATCTTGGTCTTAAAATGACTCAAGCTTACACAGCTTCTGGTTGGTGTACTTCGATTCGTGGTCTTGATAACGGTGGTAAGGTAGAAAACCTACCAAACCTAACGTACAAGTCTGAAGCTGGTGACCTACTGCAACAGTGTCCAACTGAAGTAAACCTAACGGATGAGCGTGAAAAAGAGCTGTCTGATCTTGGTTTCCTACCTTTAGTTCACTATAAGAGTTCAAACTACGCCGTGTTCATTGGCGGTCAAACTACACAGAAGCCTAAAACCTTCACTGACCCAGACGCAACAGCAAACGCTGCGATCTCTGCTCGCCTACCTTATATCATGGCAAGTAGCCGTATCGCGCACTATCTGAAAGTAATGGGCCGAGACAAGCTAGGTTCGAACCTTGAAGCTCCAGACATTAAGCGCGAGCTGCAACTATGGATCGACCAGTACACCAATGCTGGTGCAATTGGTAACGAGCAACGTGCAAAAACCCCTCTTTGTGAATCTCGCATCGAAGTGGTTGAGCAACCTGGTAAGCCAGGTGCCTACTCTGCAGTCGCTCACCTAAGACCTTGGCTACAACTTGAAGAACTGACCACCTCAGTTCGAATGGTTGCTAAGATTCCTGGCTAA
- the tssB gene encoding type VI secretion system contractile sheath small subunit, translating to MALNSQHKRVSKNRVSITYDVETNGAVETKELPFVVGVIGDYSGHKQDKEEVEDRTFYNVDKDNFDTVMKRVGPELSLKVDNVLAGDDSQFEANLKFDSMKDFEPEAIIEQVEPLKKLVETRNQLKVLLSKADRSRDLEKLLKEVLQSADTINALSDELGIKEEGAE from the coding sequence GTGGCACTAAATTCCCAACATAAACGCGTAAGTAAGAACCGCGTAAGTATTACCTATGACGTTGAGACTAATGGCGCTGTAGAAACCAAAGAGCTCCCTTTTGTTGTTGGGGTTATTGGTGACTACTCAGGCCATAAACAAGACAAAGAAGAAGTGGAAGATCGTACCTTCTACAACGTTGATAAAGACAATTTCGACACAGTAATGAAGCGCGTTGGCCCTGAACTATCCCTAAAAGTAGATAACGTACTTGCTGGTGATGATAGCCAATTTGAAGCGAACCTTAAGTTCGATTCAATGAAAGACTTCGAACCTGAAGCGATCATCGAACAGGTTGAACCGCTTAAGAAACTTGTCGAAACCCGTAATCAACTGAAGGTACTTCTTTCGAAAGCCGATCGTTCTCGCGACCTAGAGAAACTGCTGAAAGAAGTTCTACAAAGTGCAGATACGATCAATGCTCTTTCTGATGAGCTTGGCATTAAAGAAGAAGGAGCTGAGTAA
- a CDS encoding type VI secretion system tube protein Hcp, with product MASIFMRIDGTTPKGAATVEKIGGKDGFFALDSISWSAVRGVGIDVGNANNADQGMVALGEVNMTRGCDGATPHLTTFLYAPGPEGRTVEIVMTKPNREGSGADPYLILTLKMARMSSYNMSGTDGSLPSESFSLTYTEISKAYYIEADGGKIEKGPEVGFDATTAKVTSTAK from the coding sequence ATGGCTTCTATTTTTATGAGAATTGATGGTACGACACCAAAAGGTGCAGCAACCGTAGAAAAAATCGGCGGCAAAGATGGTTTCTTTGCTCTTGATAGTATTTCTTGGAGCGCTGTTCGTGGTGTTGGTATCGATGTAGGTAATGCGAACAATGCGGACCAAGGTATGGTTGCTCTTGGTGAAGTCAACATGACTCGTGGCTGTGATGGTGCAACACCACATCTAACCACATTCTTATACGCGCCAGGTCCAGAAGGTCGCACTGTTGAAATCGTGATGACAAAACCAAACCGTGAAGGTTCTGGTGCTGATCCATACCTAATTCTAACGCTAAAAATGGCTCGTATGTCTAGCTATAACATGTCAGGTACTGACGGTTCCCTTCCAAGCGAATCTTTCAGCTTAACCTACACTGAGATTTCTAAGGCTTACTACATTGAAGCAGACGGCGGTAAGATCGAGAAAGGCCCTGAGGTTGGCTTCGATGCTACTACAGCTAAAGTCACTTCGACTGCTAAGTAA
- a CDS encoding type VI secretion system ImpA family N-terminal domain-containing protein produces MTEIADLLVLISDDAPSGSYLKLDRSAYRSLRNVYNSAQSSFRQLVETPDASSDPALVDANTDNWAELRKVSEETLISQSKDLEILGWYITSQLFTASPFENLANTLPALNQFIDQFWDTLNPMPPEAKLKASDEAGKAKEIAEFRTKPLLQLVGESVDTSSVYVPFQMLDFCAGVTYGDYLIAERKGNINELKESALGAFDQSVSETLFQLASIYNELELVEKNLAEKCQAVGATLISFNFIKTNVRDLIKAIHFLVGEKFAPWPLDDDFHVLKASSEVAVESDSIPAALEQSDVAPIDANSATTVSQDFGQAAQTNQAQSHASNVQLTQNQVQAVVQNVSSINGIVNRDHAFQEIRKIAEYFKETEPHSPIAFLLERSIRWGYMSFPELLQEMIGNEQNVIAQINQMTGMDNLDKMDLSGKSVPVMTSAPEATPPAKPTIEEPANVTSVPDSSNSTTDTNQTSESTSDSSSSSLQDFEW; encoded by the coding sequence ATGACAGAAATCGCCGACCTACTTGTTCTAATCTCGGATGATGCGCCCTCTGGCTCTTATTTGAAATTAGATCGAAGTGCCTATCGCAGTTTAAGAAACGTTTACAATAGCGCTCAATCGTCGTTCAGACAGTTAGTTGAGACACCTGATGCATCCTCAGATCCAGCCTTGGTTGACGCCAACACAGATAACTGGGCTGAGCTACGAAAAGTCTCAGAAGAAACACTCATTTCTCAGTCGAAAGACTTAGAAATATTAGGTTGGTATATTACCAGTCAGCTTTTTACTGCTAGCCCATTCGAAAACCTTGCTAATACTCTCCCTGCTTTAAACCAATTTATCGACCAATTCTGGGATACGCTAAACCCGATGCCACCAGAAGCGAAGCTAAAAGCTTCAGATGAGGCTGGAAAAGCAAAAGAGATTGCAGAATTCAGAACCAAGCCCTTACTTCAACTCGTTGGTGAGTCCGTTGATACCAGCTCTGTTTATGTGCCTTTTCAAATGCTCGACTTCTGTGCTGGCGTTACCTATGGCGATTACTTGATTGCTGAGCGTAAAGGCAACATAAATGAACTAAAAGAATCCGCTTTAGGCGCATTTGACCAAAGCGTTTCTGAAACGCTTTTTCAACTGGCAAGTATCTACAACGAACTAGAACTGGTAGAGAAAAACTTGGCGGAAAAATGCCAAGCAGTAGGTGCAACCCTAATCAGTTTTAACTTCATCAAGACTAACGTCCGCGACCTCATCAAGGCGATACACTTCCTAGTGGGTGAAAAATTCGCACCTTGGCCTTTAGATGACGATTTCCATGTGCTCAAAGCCTCGTCAGAAGTCGCAGTAGAAAGCGATTCGATACCTGCGGCATTAGAGCAAAGTGATGTGGCCCCTATTGACGCTAATTCAGCGACAACAGTCAGCCAAGATTTCGGGCAAGCAGCCCAAACAAATCAAGCACAATCTCATGCGTCAAATGTTCAGTTAACTCAGAATCAAGTTCAAGCTGTCGTTCAGAACGTATCGAGCATCAACGGTATTGTGAATCGTGATCATGCCTTCCAAGAGATTAGAAAGATCGCCGAATACTTTAAAGAGACTGAACCTCATAGCCCTATCGCATTCTTACTCGAGCGCTCTATTCGTTGGGGATATATGAGCTTTCCTGAGTTGCTCCAAGAGATGATTGGCAATGAACAAAATGTGATTGCCCAAATCAATCAAATGACCGGAATGGACAACCTAGACAAGATGGATTTGTCAGGTAAATCGGTTCCTGTAATGACTTCTGCTCCGGAGGCAACTCCGCCAGCAAAACCGACTATTGAAGAGCCAGCGAATGTAACGTCAGTTCCCGATAGTTCAAATAGCACCACAGATACAAACCAAACATCTGAATCTACTTCCGACTCATCATCGAGCAGCCTGCAAGATTTTGAGTGGTAA
- a CDS encoding PAAR domain-containing protein: MTLAARLTDMHVCPMQTPAVPPIPHVGGPISGPGVPTVLIGNMPAATLGDMCVCVGPPDSIIKGSATVLIMSKPAARMGDTTSHGGTIVLGMPTVMIGG, from the coding sequence ATGACATTAGCCGCACGACTCACCGACATGCATGTATGCCCAATGCAAACACCTGCTGTCCCCCCTATCCCGCATGTTGGCGGGCCAATCAGTGGGCCCGGTGTTCCGACTGTTCTGATTGGTAATATGCCCGCAGCAACACTCGGCGACATGTGTGTCTGTGTTGGTCCTCCTGATAGCATCATCAAAGGCAGCGCGACAGTTCTCATTATGAGCAAACCTGCCGCTCGTATGGGCGATACCACAAGCCACGGTGGCACTATTGTCTTGGGTATGCCAACAGTGATGATTGGAGGCTAA
- the vgrG gene encoding type VI secretion system tip protein VgrG codes for MTDNFSPSASTIVAKDSKSNEHAVSELTISEYLSKPFKIELTLISKSFVIDDQLGQKLAVTRFVNDTDNLTATRVFNGIVTQVQLLGMDSNLQYSSYRVTLRPWFWLLKHTHSFRVYQSQSTKDIVSDVLTQAGFSGSFKTGTMPSSKREYCVQYNESDFDFVSRLLAEEGVHYFFQHSDSDHLMMLQDAQSPFQKSDASKMDMIETPSGSNPFIDKWMPQGQFHGASIELTAYDYSQSKLVSSKEKKSSHKIANNTKLTKQYYPSLGITGGMEDLASNLVKRRIEQLEQNYQTVHAEAQHDSFELGTWFSLSSHLDKSQLGDYLVTELRISYNSDNHCETNLSLIDTSIPNYPTPRDKSKIHGLQSAVVAGSTAGEINQDDQGRVRIQFHWDTEASGDKTSCYVRVAQMMAGSGYGAQFIPRVGQEVLVSFIDGDPDQPIITGSVYNSKNPPPYKEANSTKTGITTKLSGLANELYFDDKKDNELMYMHATKDFTKEVENNLTETIKGELLQKTTKQVTVSTEDNYTLTSDKAISEKGKSISLEADDKIELTVGSSKITMSSSSISIEASNIDIKASSALNLEGMNVTSKATSANKISGVTTALEATSSNSIKGLSVAIKADTTLSAEGSLSAEFKSGLKGTFDGGVMGELKGAIVKVN; via the coding sequence ATGACGGATAATTTCTCCCCTTCTGCCAGTACCATTGTGGCAAAAGATTCTAAAAGCAATGAGCATGCAGTCAGCGAGTTGACTATTTCTGAATATTTATCGAAGCCGTTTAAAATAGAATTAACGCTCATATCTAAAAGCTTTGTTATCGACGACCAGCTTGGTCAAAAGCTCGCGGTTACACGATTTGTCAATGATACCGATAACCTAACTGCTACCCGAGTGTTCAATGGTATTGTTACGCAAGTTCAGCTGTTGGGTATGGACAGCAACCTGCAATATTCGAGTTACCGCGTCACTCTTAGACCTTGGTTCTGGTTGCTAAAACACACCCACTCATTTCGTGTATATCAAAGCCAATCAACCAAAGACATCGTTTCAGACGTATTAACGCAAGCGGGCTTTAGCGGATCCTTCAAAACAGGAACCATGCCCTCTTCTAAACGAGAATATTGTGTCCAATACAATGAAAGTGACTTCGACTTTGTCAGTCGTTTATTAGCGGAAGAAGGCGTTCATTATTTTTTCCAACACAGCGATTCTGATCACTTGATGATGCTCCAAGACGCACAAAGTCCATTTCAAAAATCAGATGCCAGTAAAATGGATATGATTGAGACGCCTTCCGGCAGCAATCCTTTTATAGATAAATGGATGCCGCAAGGTCAGTTTCATGGTGCAAGTATCGAGCTCACTGCTTATGACTACTCACAAAGCAAACTGGTGAGCAGTAAAGAGAAGAAATCGAGTCACAAGATCGCGAACAACACCAAATTAACCAAACAATACTATCCAAGCCTTGGTATTACCGGTGGAATGGAAGACCTTGCCAGTAACCTAGTCAAACGACGTATTGAACAACTAGAGCAAAACTATCAAACCGTCCACGCAGAAGCACAGCATGATTCATTCGAACTAGGAACTTGGTTTTCATTGTCGTCACACCTAGATAAGTCTCAGCTTGGCGACTATCTCGTTACTGAGCTCCGTATTAGTTACAACAGTGACAACCATTGTGAAACAAACCTCTCACTGATCGACACTTCAATTCCAAATTACCCGACGCCGAGAGATAAATCCAAAATACACGGTTTACAAAGCGCTGTAGTTGCAGGAAGCACCGCTGGTGAAATTAACCAAGATGACCAAGGTCGAGTTCGAATCCAGTTTCATTGGGATACTGAAGCTTCAGGTGACAAAACCAGTTGCTATGTCCGTGTCGCTCAAATGATGGCAGGCAGCGGCTATGGTGCACAGTTTATTCCGCGAGTGGGACAAGAAGTCTTGGTGAGCTTTATCGATGGAGATCCAGACCAACCTATCATCACCGGCAGTGTCTACAACAGTAAAAATCCACCACCTTACAAAGAAGCAAACTCAACCAAAACAGGCATCACCACCAAGCTAAGTGGATTAGCCAATGAACTCTATTTTGATGATAAGAAAGACAATGAACTCATGTACATGCATGCCACCAAAGATTTCACCAAGGAAGTAGAAAACAACCTAACTGAAACCATCAAAGGTGAATTGCTTCAGAAGACGACCAAACAAGTCACAGTCTCTACAGAGGACAACTACACACTGACTTCAGACAAAGCGATCAGCGAAAAAGGTAAATCCATCTCGTTAGAAGCCGATGACAAAATTGAGCTAACCGTTGGATCAAGCAAAATTACTATGTCTTCCTCTTCGATTAGCATTGAAGCCAGCAACATTGACATCAAAGCTAGCAGCGCACTCAATCTTGAAGGGATGAACGTGACCAGCAAGGCAACATCGGCGAACAAAATATCTGGTGTAACCACAGCACTCGAAGCAACAAGCTCTAACAGTATCAAAGGCCTTAGCGTGGCGATTAAAGCAGATACTACCCTTTCCGCTGAGGGCTCACTGAGTGCCGAGTTTAAATCTGGCTTAAAAGGTACATTTGATGGTGGTGTTATGGGCGAGCTAAAAGGTGCGATTGTTAAGGTGAATTAG